One segment of Synechococcus sp. A15-24 DNA contains the following:
- the gloB gene encoding hydroxyacylglutathione hydrolase codes for MQSSLHALPVLQDNVLWIWVRGDEAAVVDPAVAEPVIDWLQQRQLQLSAVLQTHHHADHIGGTPGLLERWPDAAVVAAAADLLRIPFQTISVSDGDQVTVLGRSLQVLDVAAHTSAHIAFVITDQEDPDLGPVVFCGDTLFSGGCGRLFEGTPADMHRALRRLSQLPESTKVCCAHEYTEGNLLWATQQQPQDAAIRQRYEAVVELRRRGELSLPSSIGEERRSNLFMRAASAEQLQRLRQHKDQWRAA; via the coding sequence ATGCAATCCTCCCTTCATGCCCTGCCGGTGCTGCAGGACAACGTCCTGTGGATCTGGGTGCGGGGTGATGAAGCCGCTGTAGTGGATCCTGCCGTGGCCGAACCAGTCATCGACTGGCTGCAACAACGGCAGCTGCAGCTGAGTGCGGTGCTGCAGACGCATCACCACGCCGATCACATCGGTGGAACTCCTGGCCTGCTGGAGCGATGGCCGGATGCGGCCGTGGTAGCGGCTGCAGCGGATCTATTGCGCATTCCCTTTCAGACCATCTCCGTCAGCGACGGCGATCAGGTGACCGTGCTGGGCCGATCACTGCAGGTTTTGGACGTGGCCGCCCACACCTCCGCCCACATCGCCTTTGTGATCACCGATCAGGAGGATCCGGATCTCGGCCCGGTGGTGTTCTGCGGCGACACGCTGTTTTCCGGGGGCTGCGGACGTCTGTTCGAAGGAACCCCGGCCGACATGCACCGAGCCCTGAGGCGGCTATCGCAGTTGCCTGAATCCACCAAGGTTTGTTGCGCCCACGAATACACCGAAGGGAACCTGCTCTGGGCCACCCAACAGCAACCGCAGGATGCAGCCATTCGCCAGCGCTATGAAGCCGTGGTGGAACTGCGTCGCCGCGGGGAGTTGAGCCTGCCCAGCAGCATCGGAGAGGAACGCCGCAGCAATCTGTTCATGCGGGCGGCATCGGCCGAACAGCTGCAACGCCTTAGGCAGCACAAGGATCAGTGGCGCGCAGCCTGA
- a CDS encoding DUF3136 domain-containing protein, whose protein sequence is MTQAKLTIGELEAGYPLYCKALRRLLQQGKTAKDIERTVCWGHLETLNRCLPTRYKAPSYLLALIRRDLEKIKEGRV, encoded by the coding sequence ATGACCCAGGCCAAGCTCACCATCGGTGAACTGGAAGCGGGATACCCGCTCTATTGCAAAGCCCTGAGACGACTGCTGCAACAAGGCAAGACAGCCAAGGACATCGAGCGCACCGTCTGCTGGGGACACCTTGAAACCCTCAACCGTTGCTTACCGACGCGCTACAAGGCACCGTCCTATCTGCTGGCCCTGATCCGCAGGGATCTGGAAAAAATCAAGGAAGGGAGGGTCTAA
- the argF gene encoding ornithine carbamoyltransferase gives MATAAGGVAAALSPLSGRDYLSSADCSAEETSALLDLAAHLKSGDRRIDLGNRVLGLIFTKASTRTRVSFQVAMARLGGQTVDLNPQVTQLGRGEPLEDTARVLSRYCDVLAVRTFAQQELVDYAHWATVPVINALTDLEHPCQSLADFLTMREAHGDLPGQTLAYIGDGNNVAHSLMLCGALLGVNVRIGCPQGFEPLPGVLEQARSLAVQGAAIDVIHDPREAVRGSQAVYTDVWASMGQEDEQSEREQAFTGFCVDEALLEAADTESIVLHCLPAHRSEEISPGVMESSASRIFDQAENRLHAQQALLAALMGGL, from the coding sequence ATGGCTACCGCTGCTGGAGGTGTTGCTGCTGCTCTTTCCCCCCTCAGCGGCCGTGACTATCTTTCCTCCGCAGATTGTTCGGCGGAGGAAACCTCAGCTCTGCTCGATCTGGCCGCTCACCTGAAGAGTGGCGACCGTCGCATCGACCTCGGCAACCGAGTCTTGGGATTGATTTTCACCAAGGCCTCCACCCGCACCCGCGTCAGTTTCCAGGTGGCAATGGCCCGCCTGGGTGGGCAAACGGTGGACCTCAATCCCCAGGTGACGCAGCTGGGTCGTGGTGAGCCCCTGGAAGACACCGCGCGAGTGCTCAGTCGCTATTGCGATGTATTGGCCGTGCGCACCTTCGCCCAGCAGGAGTTGGTGGATTACGCCCACTGGGCCACTGTGCCGGTGATCAATGCCCTCACCGATCTCGAGCACCCCTGCCAGTCCCTGGCCGACTTCCTCACGATGCGCGAGGCCCATGGTGATCTGCCCGGACAGACGTTGGCCTACATCGGTGATGGCAACAACGTGGCCCACTCCCTGATGCTCTGCGGAGCGTTGTTGGGGGTGAATGTGCGCATCGGCTGCCCGCAGGGTTTCGAGCCCCTGCCCGGTGTGCTGGAGCAGGCCCGTTCCCTGGCTGTTCAGGGAGCTGCGATCGATGTCATCCACGATCCGCGTGAAGCGGTGCGTGGTTCCCAGGCGGTGTACACCGATGTGTGGGCCTCCATGGGTCAGGAAGACGAGCAATCGGAACGGGAACAGGCTTTTACCGGTTTCTGCGTCGACGAAGCGTTATTGGAGGCAGCTGACACGGAGTCCATCGTTCTGCATTGCTTGCCGGCCCATCGCAGTGAGGAGATTAGCCCAGGGGTGATGGAAAGCTCCGCCAGCCGCATCTTTGATCAGGCTGAAAATCGGCTTCATGCTCAGCAGGCACTGCTGGCGGCATTGATGGGTGGCTTGTAA
- a CDS encoding prohibitin family protein, whose translation MRSYQNPENVSKIVITASSIFFGGIAALSSLFVVPAGEVGVVTTLGKVSDEPRQPGLNLKIPFLQSTHSFSVRTQVIPEKFSTLTKDLQVIEATATVKYAVKPSEAPRIYSTIATDDSAIYARVIQPSLLKSLKSVFSKYELDTIATDWNTISSLVQESVSLELSEFDYVVVRGLDITGLQIAEEYRAAIEQKQIAQQQLLRAKTEVEIAEQEAIKFETLSQSLNNSVLYKLFLDKWDGQTQVVPSFNGGTTPPVIVGRN comes from the coding sequence ATGCGCTCTTATCAAAATCCTGAGAATGTTTCGAAAATAGTCATCACTGCGTCGTCAATATTCTTTGGAGGTATTGCGGCTCTGTCCAGTTTGTTTGTCGTCCCTGCGGGTGAGGTGGGTGTTGTGACGACGCTTGGCAAGGTTTCGGATGAGCCAAGGCAGCCTGGGTTGAACCTCAAGATTCCATTCCTGCAGAGCACGCATTCCTTCAGTGTAAGAACGCAGGTCATACCTGAAAAGTTCTCGACGCTGACGAAGGATCTCCAGGTGATCGAGGCAACGGCAACGGTTAAATATGCCGTTAAGCCATCTGAGGCTCCCAGGATTTACAGCACGATCGCTACTGACGACTCTGCAATCTATGCAAGGGTGATCCAGCCATCGCTGCTGAAATCACTGAAGTCAGTCTTTTCAAAGTATGAGCTGGATACGATCGCGACGGATTGGAACACCATATCTTCCCTTGTGCAGGAAAGCGTCTCACTGGAGCTCAGTGAATTTGATTATGTTGTCGTGAGAGGTCTTGACATCACTGGACTGCAGATCGCTGAAGAGTACAGGGCTGCCATTGAACAGAAGCAAATCGCACAACAGCAGCTCTTGCGCGCAAAGACAGAAGTTGAGATTGCCGAGCAGGAAGCAATCAAGTTTGAAACGTTGAGTCAGTCCCTCAATAACAGCGTTCTGTATAAGCTGTTTCTTGATAAATGGGATGGGCAAACACAAGTAGTTCCGTCCTTCAATGGCGGAACGACTCCACCTGTCATTGTGGGAAGGAATTGA
- a CDS encoding TIGR04282 family arsenosugar biosynthesis glycosyltransferase, translated as MTTPAALVLMARWPAPGRCKRRLAADMQSQLSINHSSERSARLQAQLTHHTIAVACTLHREGWVTPVLAVSGLGPSRARHWGRQQGIEEIGLQGDGNLGTRLKRQLLRLRHRRTPVLVVGSDLPEFNRRDLLMALESLHSHDLVLGPAADGGYWLMALSAALMQTPERWPLVGIPWGSSEVLDTTLESAECNNLTVGLLPQRQDLDHLRDLKRWQG; from the coding sequence GTGACCACTCCCGCTGCCCTGGTGCTGATGGCCCGCTGGCCCGCGCCGGGGCGATGCAAACGACGACTGGCTGCGGACATGCAGTCACAGCTGAGCATCAATCACAGCAGCGAACGCAGTGCCCGTCTGCAGGCGCAGCTCACCCATCACACCATCGCTGTGGCCTGCACATTGCATCGAGAAGGGTGGGTCACCCCTGTATTGGCCGTCAGTGGACTGGGTCCCAGCCGTGCCCGGCATTGGGGCCGGCAGCAGGGCATCGAAGAGATCGGACTGCAGGGCGATGGCAACCTCGGAACACGCTTAAAACGGCAACTGCTGCGCCTGCGCCATCGCCGCACACCTGTGCTTGTGGTGGGCAGCGACCTACCGGAGTTCAACCGCCGCGACCTGCTGATGGCACTGGAGAGCCTGCACAGCCATGACCTTGTCCTGGGGCCCGCCGCTGACGGGGGCTACTGGCTGATGGCTCTGTCCGCAGCGCTGATGCAGACACCGGAGCGATGGCCACTGGTCGGCATCCCCTGGGGCAGCTCCGAGGTCTTGGACACCACGCTGGAGTCGGCCGAATGCAACAACCTCACCGTGGGACTCCTGCCGCAGCGACAGGACCTGGATCACCTGCGTGACCTCAAGCGATGGCAAGGCTGA
- a CDS encoding PAP/fibrillin family protein, which yields MTNEQDALVSLLQRNPNDKSISGRIASLEEAQPADLNRDASLLEGVWDLRWSSSSQPWLRQAPWLENLQALDLKQNKGCNLLRLRGPLGTFGAISVQATLNVINTKRVEVKFFKGGWLGPTLPGLGQIKLLRDVQQSFPAWLDITVLNQQLRICRGNAGTTFALLKLDTIDIKDLIEQDNN from the coding sequence ATGACAAACGAACAGGACGCATTGGTTTCACTATTGCAGAGAAACCCCAATGACAAAAGCATCTCTGGGCGTATTGCGTCGCTGGAGGAGGCACAACCCGCCGACTTAAATCGTGATGCATCCCTTCTTGAGGGTGTGTGGGATTTGCGATGGAGCAGTTCAAGCCAGCCCTGGCTTCGTCAAGCACCTTGGTTGGAGAATCTTCAGGCACTGGACCTGAAGCAGAACAAAGGTTGCAACCTGCTGCGCTTGCGTGGTCCGCTCGGAACATTTGGAGCCATCAGCGTCCAAGCAACTCTGAACGTGATCAACACAAAGCGGGTTGAGGTGAAATTCTTCAAGGGGGGCTGGCTGGGGCCGACGTTGCCTGGTCTTGGCCAAATCAAGTTATTGCGTGACGTTCAACAAAGCTTTCCCGCCTGGCTCGACATCACAGTGTTGAATCAACAACTACGAATCTGTCGAGGCAACGCGGGAACAACATTTGCGTTACTCAAACTTGATACGATCGACATCAAGGATCTGATTGAGCAAGACAACAATTAG
- the hisG gene encoding ATP phosphoribosyltransferase, translating into MITVALAKGALLKDSVARFAAASLDFSAALDKDNRQLMLPTPCGRARALLVRNGDVPTYVAYGQAQLGVVGYDVLREHQLPVAQLVDLGFGGCRMSVAVKASSGYERAADLPPHCRVASKFTHCAREYFDGLDLPVELVHLNGSVELGPITGMSEAIVDLVATGRTLRDNGLVAIEDLFHTTARLVGHPLSMRLDGGSLNAIVEAVRTASAAAGAAG; encoded by the coding sequence ATGATCACCGTCGCGTTGGCCAAAGGAGCGCTGCTCAAGGATTCCGTGGCTCGTTTCGCGGCCGCAAGTCTTGATTTTTCGGCGGCTCTGGACAAAGACAACCGCCAGCTGATGCTGCCCACCCCCTGCGGTCGAGCCCGGGCACTGCTGGTGCGCAATGGTGATGTGCCGACTTACGTGGCCTACGGCCAGGCCCAGCTTGGTGTGGTCGGCTACGACGTGCTGCGAGAGCACCAACTGCCAGTGGCGCAGCTGGTGGATCTGGGGTTCGGAGGCTGTCGCATGTCCGTTGCCGTCAAGGCCAGCAGTGGGTACGAACGGGCGGCGGACCTGCCGCCCCACTGCCGGGTGGCGAGCAAGTTCACCCATTGCGCCCGTGAATACTTCGATGGGCTCGATCTACCGGTGGAGCTGGTGCATCTAAATGGCTCCGTTGAGCTCGGGCCCATCACCGGCATGTCCGAAGCGATCGTGGATCTGGTGGCGACGGGGCGCACCCTGCGGGACAACGGGCTTGTGGCCATCGAGGACCTGTTCCACACCACGGCCCGCTTGGTTGGTCACCCCCTGTCGATGCGGCTGGATGGTGGGTCTCTGAACGCCATTGTTGAGGCGGTCCGCACGGCTTCAGCCGCTGCTGGAGCCGCCGGATGA
- a CDS encoding GNAT family N-acetyltransferase — translation MTSPLVLPAAPLLEQYGEEARLCSCANDQLTLVFSRRHPFDLVELEQLLEAVGWSRRPVRRVRKALANSLLTVGLWRHDPRIPRLVGFARCTGDGVFEATVWDVAVHPLYQGSGLGSQLMVYVLEALEAMGTERVSLFADPGVVNFYQRQGWELEPQQHRCAFWYAS, via the coding sequence ATGACCTCCCCCCTCGTCCTGCCGGCTGCGCCGCTGCTTGAGCAGTACGGCGAGGAGGCCCGTCTCTGCTCCTGTGCCAACGATCAGCTGACCCTGGTGTTCAGTCGACGTCATCCCTTTGACCTGGTGGAACTGGAGCAGTTGCTGGAAGCGGTGGGCTGGAGTCGGCGGCCGGTGCGGCGGGTGCGCAAAGCCCTGGCTAACAGCCTGCTCACCGTTGGCCTGTGGCGGCACGATCCCCGCATCCCCCGCCTGGTGGGCTTCGCCCGTTGCACCGGTGATGGTGTCTTCGAAGCCACGGTCTGGGACGTGGCCGTGCACCCGCTCTACCAGGGCAGTGGCTTGGGCAGTCAGCTGATGGTCTACGTGCTGGAGGCTCTGGAGGCCATGGGCACGGAGCGGGTGAGCCTGTTCGCCGATCCAGGCGTGGTCAACTTTTATCAGCGCCAGGGTTGGGAGCTCGAGCCGCAGCAGCATCGCTGCGCGTTCTGGTACGCCAGCTGA
- a CDS encoding DUF1651 domain-containing protein encodes MWQDQPKHSDKPEKAGGEGWLINPAQQKLVQFQPGSATAHAQWVAIHTFHLLPGEAPTLITGRRMLRHNAIEAWQTMLKTGWTRCHPPRR; translated from the coding sequence ATGTGGCAGGACCAGCCGAAACACAGCGACAAGCCAGAGAAGGCCGGTGGCGAAGGCTGGCTGATCAACCCAGCACAGCAGAAGCTGGTGCAGTTTCAGCCCGGTTCAGCCACAGCCCACGCTCAGTGGGTGGCCATTCACACATTCCACCTCTTGCCTGGTGAAGCACCAACGCTGATCACAGGGCGCCGGATGCTGCGTCATAACGCCATTGAGGCCTGGCAGACCATGCTCAAAACCGGATGGACACGATGTCATCCACCAAGGAGATGA
- a CDS encoding TIGR03643 family protein yields the protein MKDIQPQDLDRIIEMAWEDRTTFEAIHYQFGVSEQEVIALMRTHMKHSSFKMWRKRVSGRKTKHGATSESNRFKAKCHR from the coding sequence TTGAAAGACATTCAACCCCAGGATTTGGACCGGATCATCGAAATGGCCTGGGAGGACAGAACCACCTTCGAAGCCATCCACTACCAGTTCGGCGTGTCAGAACAGGAGGTGATCGCGCTGATGCGAACCCACATGAAACACTCCTCCTTCAAGATGTGGCGCAAAAGGGTGTCTGGGCGCAAAACAAAACATGGGGCCACGTCCGAATCAAACCGATTCAAAGCCAAGTGCCACCGCTGA
- a CDS encoding ABC transporter ATP-binding protein codes for MAGSQNGIDHRVSLLSQSQATVAVRDLWHRYDGPAGPWTLRGIDLELAAGELVGLLGPSGCGKTTLLRLIAGFERPSQGSVHLQQRPVAGNGHWLPPERRGIGMVFQDYALFPHLTAWQNACFGLRPGQDDSRAAWLLELLGLKGLELRYPHQLSGGQKQRLALARALAPAPKLVLLDEPFSNLDVEVRLRLRSELSSVLQVCGATGLIVTHDPGEALAICDRVAVMRDGELHQCATPRALVDAPASPFVGRFVLQGNLVPLDGPMHCLIGPLEGDSPLPGSEPGPDEQLLLVDPALIRLHPDPRGKATVMGREFLGQAWQYRVQQGPCDLRVNAALALDVPRGTRCRLAFQPGAEVILFPQRIRLRATDPCAA; via the coding sequence ATGGCCGGATCGCAGAATGGAATCGATCATCGCGTTTCGCTGTTGTCGCAGTCCCAGGCCACCGTTGCCGTTCGAGACCTCTGGCATCGCTACGACGGCCCTGCGGGACCCTGGACGCTGCGGGGGATTGACCTGGAGCTTGCAGCGGGTGAGCTGGTGGGACTGCTGGGCCCTTCCGGTTGCGGGAAAACCACCCTGTTGCGATTGATCGCCGGCTTTGAGCGACCCTCGCAGGGGTCGGTGCACCTTCAGCAGCGCCCCGTGGCGGGGAACGGCCATTGGCTGCCGCCTGAGCGGCGCGGGATCGGCATGGTCTTTCAGGACTACGCCCTGTTCCCCCATCTCACGGCGTGGCAGAACGCTTGCTTCGGTCTGCGTCCCGGTCAGGACGACAGCCGTGCGGCCTGGTTGCTGGAGTTGCTGGGTCTGAAGGGGCTGGAGCTGCGTTATCCCCATCAGCTCTCTGGCGGCCAGAAGCAACGCCTTGCCCTGGCCCGAGCTCTGGCTCCAGCGCCGAAGCTGGTGCTGCTGGATGAGCCCTTCTCCAATTTGGATGTGGAGGTGAGGCTGCGGCTGCGCAGTGAACTCAGTTCCGTTCTGCAGGTTTGCGGAGCCACGGGGCTGATCGTGACCCACGACCCTGGCGAGGCTCTGGCCATTTGTGATCGTGTGGCGGTGATGCGCGACGGGGAGTTGCATCAATGCGCCACCCCAAGAGCCCTCGTTGACGCCCCCGCATCACCGTTTGTCGGTCGCTTTGTTCTTCAAGGCAATCTTGTGCCCCTCGATGGTCCGATGCACTGCCTGATCGGTCCATTGGAGGGTGACAGTCCACTGCCAGGGTCTGAACCTGGGCCCGATGAGCAACTGCTCCTGGTGGACCCGGCCTTGATCAGGCTTCACCCCGATCCACGGGGGAAGGCCACGGTCATGGGACGGGAGTTCCTTGGACAGGCCTGGCAGTACCGCGTGCAGCAGGGTCCCTGCGACCTCCGCGTCAACGCTGCCCTGGCGTTGGATGTGCCGCGCGGTACCCGCTGTCGACTGGCGTTTCAGCCTGGAGCCGAGGTGATTCTCTTCCCGCAGCGGATCAGGCTGCGCGCCACTGATCCTTGTGCTGCCTAA
- a CDS encoding TIGR04283 family arsenosugar biosynthesis glycosyltransferase has translation MARLSILIPTLNEARRLPLLLADLARWPHGAQVIVVDGGSRDRTTVVANLAGVARLSSPERGRGQQLIHGMAAAINDWTLVLHADSRLPPRWCSAVQRVIENPQAKRDAWFFDFRVEERGPMLWLLERSVALRSRLAQRPYGDQGLLIHRRLYEASGGYSPIPLMEDLDLVERIARHHRLRRLRCPLVTSNRRWQEQGVISRAWGNWRLRRRWQQGIAADQLAGDYDR, from the coding sequence ATGGCAAGGCTGAGCATCCTGATCCCGACGCTGAACGAAGCGCGACGGCTTCCCCTGCTGCTTGCCGATCTGGCCCGCTGGCCCCATGGGGCCCAGGTGATCGTCGTTGATGGAGGGAGCCGAGATCGAACAACAGTTGTGGCCAACCTGGCTGGCGTGGCTCGACTGAGCAGCCCAGAACGGGGCCGTGGGCAGCAACTCATCCACGGCATGGCCGCTGCTATCAATGACTGGACGCTGGTGCTCCACGCCGACAGCCGTCTGCCGCCCCGTTGGTGCAGCGCCGTTCAACGGGTGATTGAGAACCCCCAGGCGAAACGCGATGCCTGGTTCTTCGACTTTCGTGTGGAGGAGAGGGGGCCGATGCTGTGGCTGCTGGAACGCAGCGTCGCCCTGCGCAGTCGGCTCGCACAGCGACCCTACGGCGACCAGGGGCTGCTGATCCACCGCAGGCTTTATGAAGCCAGCGGCGGTTACAGCCCGATCCCCTTGATGGAGGACCTGGACCTGGTGGAGAGGATTGCACGTCACCACAGGCTGCGGCGACTTCGCTGTCCGCTGGTCACCAGCAACCGGCGCTGGCAGGAGCAGGGGGTGATCAGCAGGGCCTGGGGCAACTGGAGGCTGCGACGCCGTTGGCAGCAAGGCATTGCCGCTGATCAACTGGCAGGTGACTACGACCGCTGA
- the lexA gene encoding transcriptional repressor LexA, with amino-acid sequence MYCSLSSSVTSSPPEPLTSAQQELYDWLAEYIGTHRHSPSIRQMMQAMGLRSPAPIQSRLRHLQQKGWITWQEGQARTLQLLGEMAAAAGIPVLGAVAAGGLVTAFDDLQEHLDLAPVLETRGLFALTVNGDSMVDSHIADGDVVLMEPVPDPQRLRNGTVVSALVAGSGTTLKHFHRKGAAVVLEAANPSYDPIELPAEQVEVQGRLVAVWRQV; translated from the coding sequence ATGTATTGTTCGTTGTCTTCTTCTGTGACCAGCTCACCCCCAGAGCCATTGACCTCCGCCCAGCAGGAGCTGTACGACTGGCTGGCGGAGTACATCGGCACGCATCGTCACAGCCCGTCCATCCGTCAGATGATGCAGGCGATGGGGCTGCGTTCTCCAGCACCGATCCAGAGCCGCTTGCGGCATCTCCAACAGAAAGGGTGGATCACCTGGCAGGAAGGTCAGGCCCGCACTCTGCAATTGCTGGGCGAGATGGCTGCGGCTGCTGGCATCCCGGTGCTGGGTGCCGTGGCTGCTGGTGGCCTGGTGACGGCCTTTGATGACTTGCAGGAGCACCTTGATCTCGCGCCGGTCCTCGAGACCCGCGGGCTGTTTGCCCTGACGGTGAACGGTGATTCGATGGTGGATTCTCACATCGCTGATGGCGACGTGGTGTTGATGGAGCCTGTGCCTGATCCGCAGCGCCTGCGCAACGGCACCGTTGTGAGTGCCCTGGTGGCGGGAAGCGGCACAACCCTGAAGCATTTCCACCGCAAAGGGGCGGCGGTTGTGCTCGAGGCGGCTAACCCTTCCTACGACCCGATCGAGCTGCCGGCGGAGCAGGTGGAGGTGCAGGGCCGGTTGGTGGCGGTGTGGCGTCAGGTGTGA
- a CDS encoding RidA family protein — protein MTAQAVTTPAAPAPVGPYNQAVLAGGWLYCSGQIPLDPETGAMVGDGDVARETRQVLKNLSAVLEAAGATAAQVVRTTVFLADLGDFQTVNGIYAEMFGAGTSPARACVQVAALPKGARVEIDCVAWLGDDLQTR, from the coding sequence ATGACTGCTCAAGCCGTAACGACCCCAGCAGCACCCGCTCCGGTGGGGCCCTACAACCAGGCGGTGCTGGCCGGTGGCTGGCTGTACTGCTCAGGCCAGATCCCGCTGGATCCGGAGACGGGGGCCATGGTGGGCGATGGAGATGTGGCGCGTGAGACGCGACAGGTGCTGAAGAACCTCAGCGCCGTCCTCGAAGCCGCTGGAGCGACCGCAGCCCAAGTGGTGCGGACAACGGTTTTTCTGGCTGATCTTGGGGATTTCCAGACCGTCAACGGCATTTACGCAGAGATGTTTGGCGCTGGCACAAGCCCAGCCAGAGCCTGCGTGCAGGTGGCAGCGCTGCCGAAGGGGGCACGAGTCGAGATCGACTGCGTGGCCTGGCTCGGTGATGATTTGCAGACCAGGTGA
- a CDS encoding ABC transporter ATP-binding protein has translation MSVISDWKRVRRLGRYLAHDRRRLLLTLVLLVPLAVAGAIQPLLVGQAISVLRNEPSLPWLEGLTTGAAIRLIVSLLLMSVLLRLALQGVQLFNIQAVGQRLTARIRDDLFRHALSLSLRFHDCMPVGKLLTRLTSDVDALSEVFGSGAVGVLGDLVSLVVIASSMLLIEWRLGLLLLCTQIPVTLMVIWLQGRYRKANYRVREELSQLNADFQENLQGLEVVQMFRREQVNGERFQRTGSAYRRAVNGTIFFDSSISAFLEWVSLWAVALVLALGGWLVTSGSMGLGILTTFILYSQRLFDPLRQLAERFTQIQGGLTAVERIGELMEQPLEIVEDPNATPLRSAGLGEVIFENVSFSYRPDEPILRNLSFRIAPGEHVALVGPTGSGKTTVIRLLCRLYEPQQGRILLDGRDIRLISIADLRRQLGVVLQDTFLFSGNVADNLRLNAEISDQELAGICRDLGLNDLLQRLPNGLETELRERGGNLSSGERQLLAVARVAIRNPTVLVMDEATAFMDPSTEATLQRDLDRLLQKRTAVVIAHRLATVEASDRILVLRRGELIEQGTHLELRARGGLYAQLAELQEKGLARL, from the coding sequence ATGAGCGTCATCAGTGACTGGAAACGGGTGCGTCGGCTGGGCCGTTATCTCGCTCATGACCGCCGCCGTCTGCTGCTGACCCTTGTGCTGCTCGTGCCGTTGGCGGTGGCAGGAGCGATTCAGCCCCTGTTAGTGGGCCAGGCCATCAGCGTTTTGCGCAACGAACCCAGCCTGCCCTGGTTGGAGGGTCTGACCACCGGGGCCGCCATCCGCTTGATCGTGTCGCTGCTGCTCATGTCGGTGCTGTTGCGTCTGGCGCTGCAGGGGGTTCAGCTGTTCAACATTCAGGCCGTGGGTCAGCGACTCACCGCACGGATCCGGGATGATCTGTTCCGTCATGCCCTGTCGCTGTCGCTTCGGTTCCATGACTGCATGCCTGTGGGCAAGTTGCTCACCCGGCTCACCAGTGATGTCGATGCCTTGTCGGAGGTCTTCGGCAGCGGGGCCGTTGGTGTTCTTGGCGATCTGGTGAGCCTGGTGGTGATCGCTAGCTCGATGTTGCTGATCGAATGGCGGCTTGGTCTGTTGCTGCTTTGCACACAGATTCCCGTGACCTTGATGGTGATCTGGTTGCAGGGCCGTTACCGAAAGGCCAACTACCGGGTACGAGAGGAGCTCTCCCAGCTTAATGCTGATTTTCAGGAGAACCTTCAGGGCCTGGAGGTGGTCCAGATGTTTCGGCGCGAGCAGGTGAACGGCGAGCGCTTTCAGCGCACCGGTTCCGCTTACAGGCGCGCTGTGAATGGAACGATTTTCTTCGACAGCAGCATTTCTGCCTTCCTCGAATGGGTGTCCCTATGGGCTGTTGCCCTGGTGTTGGCCCTGGGGGGATGGCTGGTGACATCGGGTTCCATGGGGCTTGGAATCCTCACCACCTTCATCCTCTATTCCCAGCGTCTATTTGATCCGCTGCGTCAGTTGGCGGAACGTTTCACCCAGATTCAGGGTGGTCTGACGGCTGTGGAGCGCATCGGTGAGCTGATGGAGCAGCCTCTGGAGATCGTGGAGGATCCCAACGCCACTCCGCTGCGTTCGGCCGGGCTGGGGGAGGTGATTTTCGAGAACGTCAGCTTCAGCTACCGGCCGGATGAGCCGATCTTGCGCAACCTCTCCTTCCGTATTGCTCCTGGCGAGCACGTGGCCTTGGTGGGACCGACGGGGTCTGGAAAAACCACCGTCATCCGTCTGCTCTGCCGGTTGTATGAACCTCAGCAGGGCCGGATTCTTCTGGATGGTCGTGATATCCGTTTGATTTCGATCGCCGATCTGAGACGTCAGCTGGGGGTGGTGTTGCAGGACACCTTCCTGTTCAGCGGCAACGTGGCCGATAACCTTCGGCTCAATGCCGAGATCAGCGATCAGGAGCTGGCTGGAATCTGCCGTGATCTGGGCCTGAACGACCTGTTGCAACGGCTGCCTAATGGGTTGGAGACAGAGTTGCGGGAGCGTGGCGGCAATCTCTCGTCCGGTGAACGTCAGCTGCTGGCGGTGGCACGGGTTGCGATCCGTAACCCCACGGTGCTGGTGATGGACGAGGCCACCGCCTTCATGGATCCCTCCACAGAGGCCACCCTGCAACGCGACCTTGATCGGTTGCTGCAGAAACGCACGGCTGTGGTGATCGCCCATCGCCTGGCCACGGTGGAAGCCTCGGATCGGATTCTGGTGCTGCGCCGCGGTGAGTTGATCGAACAGGGCACGCACCTGGAGTTGCGAGCCCGGGGTGGGCTCTACGCCCAGCTGGCGGAGCTGCAGGAAAAGGGGTTGGCTCGCTTGTGA